CCCAAGAGGCCAAACACTCAGAAGTCATCAAGTCGAATTTCCAAATCATCTGTTTCCTCCATTCTAATGCCTTTATTGTTGCCTCATTCGAGCATTTATTGCCATCTCCCATCTGGATTACTGCAAGTAATGGCCTATAAAACAGTTCTCAGTCCCAGTCTCTACTTCCCCACTGCTATCACTGTGATCTTCTAAGATAACAAACTGTGTCCCTTGGCTCCCCACGTTAAGTCTGTGACATCACATGAAAAGCCTTTCACAGGTGACTCCAGCCCATCTTTCCAGCAGCAACTCTCCTAACCGCTTTGAAATCTACGCTCACACCACACTCAAATCTTTGCTTCCCTGCATACGTTCCTGCCCTAATTTAATGTCTCTGCTCATGTTGTTCCATCTACTTGAAATCCTCTTCCCTGTGTCCCAAAAGGCTGAGTCAACTGCTCCTTATGTTCCACAGCATTTTATATACCTCTTTCTATACACTTGGAGTTGGAGTTGTTGGTTTGTCTGCTGCCTTCTCTGCACAATGATATACTGGGGTCAGGGAATTTgccattcatctttgtattttcacTAGTCCTGTCATATGGTTGATcttgaaataaatgtttgataaactGAAGTGCAAGTGACTTGTCCAGATGCTTAGTAGAAAAAGAGACTTAGACACATGCTTCCTGTTTCTGATAAAGCGAATCCTTCTATTAAAccctaggtctttttaaaaatgattctcagaaaaaaaaaatcactttaggaTATACTCTAGCAGCCTAAACTTTGGAAAAGTTATAGCCATgacctaaaaataaaagaaagggaaggggaagcaATTAGTGGTGTAGTTTTTTCCTACACCAAGACAAGCAGAGATAGGGACCAGCATGCAAAGCACCAACCCCTCCTCTCTTAGTTAACAAGCAGGAGACCACACTTCTTCCCCTGGAACTCCAAGCAAATCATCTAGTTTCTTTGTAACTCATTTCCTGTCagtaaaatgaaggaaacaacctCTTCTTCATGCAACTCAAGTAGTGCTGATCCTGGAAATGAAAGTGCTATATATCCACAGATAATAgagaacattttgtttttgtggtttttatttattccaacagaagaacttaaaaaaaaattctcccatgACAACATCACATCATAATCATAAGGAGGAAAGCCACAGTGAAATCTCTGAGAGTAATTCTCAAATTCCTTGTGCATAAACAAGTATACTGGGAGATAATGGTAGTAAAGTTTGCTCTCTTACCAAAAAACCCTCTATATTCAGTAAAAACAATAATGTCATATGCCTTCATCTCATAAATattccacaatcaactttatTTATGCTTCATGATCtatgtttaaaaagtaatcacatttagaaacatacagaaaagtatgtAGAATACTAAATTATGCTTACCATGAACCAGAGGGCTCTGTATGGATTACTTTAATCCTTTTATCAACCCTAGAGAATAGATACATTatcttcttcattttacagatgataaagcTAAGccaacagagaggttaagtgacttgccaaagtCACCCAGAAAatgagtggcagggctgggatttgcaTCCAGGCAGCTGTGTGCCCAGATTTTCACAATTAAGCACTGTGCTTATATTGCCTCTTGTATAACACATACTCATGTTCCTgccatatttaataaatgttaataatgtcATACTTGTTCcatggttttaaaagaaaatatcacataaagaagatgtggtacatatatacaatggaatattactcagccataaaaaggaactaaattgtgCCATTtacagagacatggatggacctagagactgtcatacagagtgaagtaagtcagaataagaaaaacaaataccgtataataTTGCTTAGATGtgtaatatagaaaaatggtacagatgaacttatttgcaaagtagaatcagagacacagatgtagagaacaaacgtatggataccaaggaggggaggggtcactgggatgaactgggagattgggactgacagatatatactactatgtataaaatagataactaatgagaacctactgtatagacagggaactctactcagtgctctgtggtgacctaaatgggaaggaaatccaaaaaaagaagggatatatgtatacatatagccaattcactttgctgtacagcagaaacaatacaacattgtaaagcaatgatactccaataaaaatttttttaaaaattaaaaaaataaaatatcacagatATTCAAGTTTCCTGTGCACCCATTCTCATCCCCACTCTTTCCCAAAGGCAACCACTATCATGTACTGATGCATCATGGGTCCTTCCAGCCCATGTTTCATAATTGATTACTGTGGTATGTGAGAATGTAACATACAGTACATAGTAAtgcctgtttgttttttaggtatTGTACtctaaatattattcagcaactCCGTTTTCAAGATTTATCTACATTAATTAATGCAGATCTGCCTGATGCATATATTCCATTGAAAAATACATCACAATTTATCTACTGACAGACACTGAggttaactgatttttttccttgttatcaCAAAGAAAGTTGCAATGTATACCCCTccacatttctccttttataataTGAGGAAATTTCTCTAGGACAGATCCTAGAAACTGAATGCCAAGGTTATATGATATGCACATCTTTAACTTTATTAGATACTacaaattgctctccaaagtggttgtaccaatttatattcccaccagcatgTTCCCCATACTTTCAACAACGTCTGGAGTAAAAATTGATAATTTTTGCCTTTCTGATGGTATcgtattgttgttttaatttacattccccTGATAACCAGTGAGgttgaacatttttcatatgtttattaactGTATGGGTTTCCTCTTATTAGAAGCAcctcttcatttcctttgctcATTTCTCTACTGGATTATTTGACCTTTTCCCTACTGACTTGTGgcagttctttacatattctgtatatgaatatttttcattatgcACATTAAAATCATCTCATAGATTATTGCTTGTCTTTTAACTTTATGACATCCCTGTCCCAGCTAAGATTTTAAAGTCTGTCAGCAttttcaatcttttcctttatggtttgtgcttttttgtgtgtctCATTTAAATAACTGTTCTCAACACCAAGGCTGTTTTGCAAGATTTCCTTCAAgcagttttaagttttatatttccatatttagatctttgaatgagttttattttcttgtctgatGTGATGTAaggatctaattttattttgctctacACGGATGACCAACTGTGCAGTATCATTCACTGTCTGGTCCATCCTTCTCCCACTGATTTGTGATGGCTCTATTTCACATACAGTTCACATATATGTACAGGAGTgtttctgggctccctattctgttccatggctcTATGTGTCTATCTTTGTTGCCAAACTATTCCATTTtaattactacagctttataataagttacatataataatgttataaattatatgttatataaggTATAGTGGGTTTTCATTACTGCCTTGGTAAAACGTTGGTGAAAACCTAAATACTTTGAAAAGACATGAGGATATagccaattatttttcttttcataacagAGTGACTGTACTTAATCTCATGTCTCCCTCCCATACTCCTTCCCCAGTATAGAAAACAAGTCTAAAAACTAATCAAAAACCACAACTTCGTCTTTTCTAAGAATTGcaaaacaggaaagaaggaaggagggaagtgcCCCTCAGCCAGAGGCTGGAGACCACCATCTCCAGTTCCTTAAAATCATTTTGATCACGGGAGTTCTACTATACATGATAAAACCTAAGACAATCCCCCACCACCACTCTGAGAAGTGCCCTTTGATCAGCTGGGGAGAGAAGACCCTGTGACACTCAAGTAGGACAGTCAACAGCTGGTGATCTTCAAGTACAGAAACAATTGAGACGTGTGATACTCAGCAGAGGGGTGGAAGGTGCCTCCAAAAGCCTATTAGAAGGGGTGCTGATAGTAATATCTGAAAGAGTTCACAGTGTTCAGTAACACGCTTAGGGATCTATAGCTTCATCAAGGTTTTGACCTGCTCTCTCTTCCTATAGACATGCAGTCCCATATCACAATGGGAGAGAGGGACCTGATTTCTTCCCTGTGCAATTAGGTGAGTGGAGTGTTGAGTGGAACAAAGTTATTGATTTTAGATGATGTTGCTAACATCAAGCCGTGAGTCCTGGAAACTCCTGGGAGCAGGTACCTAACTTTCCCCCTGGACACGTTCTCAACACTGACTACTTACCGACAGGATGACTGCATGTATACTACGCTCAAGGCATTGGGACTGAAGAGAAGGGTGCTTGGTAGCTCCATTAAATCCTCCCTCAGCATTACAAGAGAAGGGGTACAAGAATAAATCAGGTAAGCATCTAGTCCATTTACTTTCTTCTAAGAGGCCTAATGAAATGAAGCTCACTCCCTTTTACCAGATCTTACCAAACTTTCCACATTTTTACCACCCACTACTGATGTCAGCTCAAGGGTGAAAttatgcaaagagaaaaagaaatggagggtaaaaaggaaggaaagaaataaaatatatgagacaATATGAAATGTCAATGTGCAGATTTCCTAATATCCTCCATATTTGGGCTACCTCCTGGTGATTTTGAAGGTCAATCAATCTCTCTGTCTCAGGGGATCAAACTGAGaaatagtaaagaaataaaatagatcatTTCAGGAAATAGTAGCATCATGTGAAATGACATGAGAAAAAATACACCTAGGAGAAAACTAATCATTCaaaattaacttttaagaaatactCAACACTGTGTTAAGAAGCTCCAACtgtgttttctctcattttcccaaAACTGCTCTTAAAGCCCATAGCTGAATACAAAGGTACTAAGTACCTCCTTCTCATTCCCAGTTCAGTGGAACTACCCACAATGGACATATTTCAGCAAAAACCCCCACTGGGAACGGAGAGAAGGTTTAGGGCGAGGAGAAGAAGCTATCTCTACCCCTCAACATCTTATGAGTTGCTTACAGTTTGTATAGCAAGATAGCACACACTACAGGGTATATTGTATTAGTGGTTACTTACCAAGGGGATATTTATTTTAGCTAAAAATATAAACctagtgataaaaagaaaattattttatttttcatgccaCATCTAGGAGAGGTGAACACCCTTCCTGGGTTCAGAGGTTATATTCCTCCAGCTTCTTTGTTTAAAACAATGAAAGCCCAGTCTAGTTAGTTTAGGCaagaaaagaatttaataaaggCCACACAATTTCCCACAACACCAGGAAACCAGGTTTAGAGGTGACCACGCCACAGATTTGCGCTGTTGGAGACAAATCAGCCACCAAACTCCAGCTTGGGCTTCTAACAGTGGAACACTGGTCCTGCTGCCTCTAGAAACTGGACTGTATTCACCAAAAACAGATTCTTCTAggtacttcttcctttttttttttttggctgcaccgcacagcatgtgagatcttttttttcctttttttaaaatttatttttggctacgcgtgggctttctctagttgcgctgagcaggggctaatctttgttggggtgcgcaggcttctcattgcagtggtttctcttgttgtggagcacgggctccaggcgcacaggcttcaggagttgtggcacgcaggctctagagcgcaggctcagtagttgtggcacacgggcttagttgctctgcggcatgtgagatcttcctggaccagggctcgaacccgtgtcctctgcattggcaggcagattcctaaccactgcgtcaccagggaagctcccagcatgtgggatcttagttcccccaccagggatcgaactcatgccccctgcattggaagcatagAGTCAACaactggatctccagggaagtcctaggtaCTTCTGATTAAGAGTCTAGAGTGAGTGCATTTGACTGGCAAAGTTTCAGGTCACTAGATTGTGTCCTCACTGAAATATAACCTTGGAAAAGTGAGTTTCTGGCCTCTCCAGTGGGGAAGTGCAGATATACAAAGGAGGGAATTCTCTCAAAGGGGAAGAGTGTTCAAAGTCACAGGGAGGCCAGAGGGAATAACAATGTGCCCTCTAATGTGGAAACTGCATTTCCTAAATCCTTGCTTCTCAAGCTTCAGTGTGCAAACAGATCACCTGGAgatcctgttaaaatgcaaattctgattctgtgggtctggggtgggacctgagaatctgcattcctaataagttcccaggtgagaCTGGTCCATAGACCATTTTAGTAGATGAATAGATGTTACTGCATAAAATCAGAATCTATTACACTTGACTATTCAAGAGTATCGAGCACAGTCTAATAATGGCAGCGAtgataacaatgaaaatattaataatggtggaaactattatttattgaatgtttatcaCATGTCATGTACTCTCTTTAGTGCTTCACCTATACTTTGCATTTGGTCTCACATGTCTGTGAGACAGACATGTTATTacttttcaaatgaggaaactgagtctcagagaaataAACTGACTTAGCTAAGGTCACAAGGCCAgtaggaggcagggctgggaatcAACCTAGGCATGTCTGATCCCAGACTCTGAGTGGGCAAGCTCTACCATCTCAGTGCCCAGCACTGCCTGCCATATCAATCCTCAGATGAGCACCCCTTTATGAAAACGAGGGAAATGATGGTATTAACTGAGcctgaattttaattttgcctCTCTTACCTTTCAGAATTTATGTTGCAGGTCTTCCTGCAGGAAGGTACAGGAAACGGTGTGGCTAAGAAAGCAAATTTAGTCTTGTTCCACCTTGTAAGAAGAGGCATATATTTCTTGTAGgataaggaaatatataaaataatgtatgcatgtatatgtatgtatacatatacatatatatacagacataaaGCATATGCTTACTTATACATATTTCTATCCCTTATATTAGAATACTGTTCTAGTATACCTAGTCTTTGAATGACACATATAAACAACTCCTCTATCTGCCCacacaaagaaaactaaatgctcaaaaaaacaaacaacagcaacaaaaacccaccCCACACAAATAGTAGTAGGTGTCTCTGGTGTGCTACCTCTTTCAAGATTAGAATCCAGAATGTCCCTGGAAGAACACTCCCACCTGACCCCAACACTCAGCTGTGGAGTCTACTTAGGAATGGTCTCAATACAGTTCCCAGGGTATGAGCTTGATGCTTCAAGGACTAATTCGGGGGTTAGTGGGAAGGCGGTGGCACAGGCTCTGTCCACTGCTAGGCATGAATCCCAGCAACACTTGGCAACCGCCTCGGGGACCAAGCAGGGATCAAGTATCTATAGGTGAAGCTAATACAGAGGAAGCTGAGATGAGACATGGTAAGAGAGAAACTATAGACATTGTTTGAACCCTGGATAAAAGCTCATTTGAAGATGTGTCCTTCGACTATAACACAGTTAATtgtctttatacatttattttaactcAGATCTTCTGTTTCCGACAAGAGAAACCATTGTTTATTTGTGTCAACACAGACCAAATAACTAGAAGTAATAtgcaacttaatttttaaaacctcactGAACTAAATTTTACATGAGTAGGTTTCAAAAAGTATTCTATTAAATGCTTTAGACTACATCCATTTTTCTCTGAATGCActgttttatagaaaatataatcaattagtaaaaattagaagaaaaaagataaagagattaaaaaaaacccaaaactgaaaatctagaaatagacccagttataaacaaaaatgagatacaTAAATCAATTCAGTGTACAATGGGAATTATTCAATAAGTGATGTTGGAACATTTGACTAcctataaaaataatgaagtgaGGTTCCACCCTAAAATATATTCTGATGATAGagttaaaggtaaaaaaaaaaggagacagaaggggaggagaggaaaagaaaaacaaaaaacaaaacagaagacaatataggaaaatatatatttgattcaAGACAGGAATTCATAAGCAAAATGCCAAAGGCAGAAAAGATGATAGCCAactagacagatagatagataggtaggtagaggTTGAAAAAACAGccttcataaaaattaagaaaatccatACCTCAAAAAACCCCATCAACaaaattatatagaaattaatggtggactcccctggtggcactgtggttaagaatccacctgccaatgcaggggacacaggttcgagccctggtccgggaagattccatatgctgcagagcaaccagggttgtgcaccacaactactgagcctgagctctagagcccgtgctctgcaacaagagaagccaccacaatgagaagcccacacactgcaaaaaacagtagcccctgctcactgcaactagagaaaaagcccgtgcgcagcaataaagatccaatgcagccaaaaaacaaaaaattaattaattaataaaaaattaatggtaAAGTGGGAAAATGTATTTCCAATATATGGATATGTATTTCCAATATATATGATAGACTATGAgttaatatttctaatatataaagaacacatacgAATCtattagaaaaagataaagatgtagattctcaaaagaaaacacatatattACAAACGTGAAAAGCAAAAGTTGATTGCTTGCTACAATAAGACTTCTGGGGAAAAAAGCTGACTAATAAAAGGggctctcctacactgttgggaatgtaagttggtacagccactatggaaaacagtatggaggttcctcagaaaactaaaaatagaatgaccatatgatccagcaatcccacttctggtaatatatccagacaaaactataattcaaaaagatacatgcacccctacatgcatagcagcactattcacaacagccaaaacatggaaacaacctaaatgtccatcgacagatgaatggataaagaagatgtggtacataaatacaatggaatactactcagccataaaaaagaacaaaataatgccattcacagcaactagagattatcatactaagtgaagtaagtcagaaaaacaaataccatacgatatcacttacatgcagaacctaaaatatggcacaaatgaacctatctacaaaacagaaacagactcatagacatagagaacagatttgtggttactaagggggaggggggaggaaaagagatggactgggagtttggggttggtagatgcaaactattacattcagaatggataaataacaaggtcctaatggatagcacagggaactatattcaatatcctgtgataaaacatgatggaaaacaatataaaaaaagaatgtatacatgtgtataactgagtcactttgctgtacagcagagattagcacaacattgtaaatcaactatacttcaaataaacaTGGGGGGTTCTTGcacaaaatcataaaagaagctgtgtgtatgtatgtatatttaagaaatatacacacagaaacccaactcataatgcaataaaaatttaaatttatgacAAATGCTCCACATTtacataaaaatctcaaaaattaaTGGAATTGAAACCACTGCGAGATAGTCAATAATTCTTCTAATAATGTATGTCCTCTTTACTCATGACTGTTTGCTAAGATTTGAGTTGAGCACTGTAATAGGGCTGAcatgaaaattaataattttatccaCACATTGTTAACATTTGTTAACTTTGTGAGTTTAGTTCTAAACAGAAATAAGAACGGTTTTCCAATagggaaacagatttttttttggccgcactgcgcatcttgtgggatcttaggtccctgaccagggattgaacccggggccacagcagtgaaagcaccaagtcctaaccactgaaccgccagggaactGCCAGGAAATAGAATTTAAATGACATcagtaaaactaaacaaaatggaacaatttctctttgtttctgtctGACTAGTCATttgtcaaattatttattttaaaaatattattcaaaggtATGCAGTATTTCTACAATGATTTGATAAAGACTTAAGGTTGCACAACATCCATTTTAAAAGTACCCGATGTTGCTTTTAGCTAGTTCTTTCAGAACCTTTCTTCTTTGCTTAGTCCTAAGTATGCTTTACATATTAAATACTTAGGGTCCATTTGTACATATTCATTCACATACATTTGGATGTGCTggattctaaattttttttaaaaacctatgtttaaaataaatttattctaatataaataaatatgcaaataaataaataaaacttttagagcACAGAGCCTAGTTCGGGCTGTACAGAACAAAGGTAAATTATAAGTTAACTTTATATATCTCTCATAAAAGAAAAGTATCAATCAGATTTTTATTTGTCCATTGATGTTTCCAGTCCAAATAGTGTTTCTCTAAAGCTAATAATATCTTAGCAGTATAATATCCTTCCACAGAACAATGGATCAAAACATCAGGATCATTCTTTAGGAAATTCCTATTACAGTCAGTTTGAGCCTCAATGTCTCATTTACTATACACATACTAGCGGACTAATATCCACTAGGCAGATGCAAGGAAATCTTTCAACTTGCTTTTGCAGGGGTAAATTATTAGAAGGATATGCAATACAAACAATAGTTTTACTAAGCTGTTTTGCTATACTGGACCACtttgtaaaatacatttctgaattCTACCCTCAAATATAAATTAAGTGAGAATGTAGAAACTCTGTCAGGCTGTCtcctattttacaaaaaaaaggggaggagggggacaaataaataaaccaaatttACAACTATTTAAGTGAAAAGGTACTACTTATATCCTATATGTATCAAGAGTTAGAGTCTTAATACAAAAACTTTCACAAGCCTGATAAAGATAATATTGTGTCTAATGATGTGAATATTGGCCAAAGACCATGTTGTGATTAAGTGACTGAATTAAaactagaaaggaaggaaggaaggaagaaggagagacagCCCAGGGAATGGGAcagaatatttacaaatcatatttaATAGAAGACTTACAACCAGaatctataaagaactcttataactcaccAATAAAACGACAACATAACTAGagaatgggcaaaggatctgaatgggtttttctcaaaagaaagatatacaaatggccaataagcacattaaaaaaatatagtcaTTAGGgtaatacaaatcaaaactacaacaagttACTACTTCACACACCCAGCAGGATAATTTTttcaatggaaaataacaagtgttggtgagcatACGGTGAAAtaggaatcttttaaaattgttggTGAGATTGTAAAATGGTGAAGCTGCATTGGAACACcgtttggcagctcctcaaacatagagttaccatatgacccagtgattCCACCTCTAGGTAGCTgcccaagtgaaatgaaaatatatgtccacacaaaaacttgtatataagtgatattagcagcattatttaccacagccaaaaaatggaaacaacctaagtatccatcagctgataaaggaaaaacaaaatgtggtctattcatacaatgaaatagaaaggaaaataacacTGATAGACGCTACCACACAGattaaccttaaaaaaattacGCTAAGTACAAGAAGGCCATCACAAAAGGCCACAAAATAGGagtctatttatatgaaatgtgcaCAACAGGcagatccacagagacagaaagtagattagtggttgactggggctgggaggagggaaagaattactgctaatgggtatggggtttctttctggggtgatgaaaatattttgaaattagataCTAGTGATGGTTAATAATAGCCCAGattaaataaatactgaatgtTAGAATTACAGAACATTTAGAATGTTAGAATTACAGATAGGGGCctcatataattatttatttctcctctcaATCCATTCCAGTTAGGTCCAtgtattccagaaatgcaagttatctgattattataaattttgagagaaaaaataaaatacttcttcGAGatatatttgttgctttttaaaaaaacttgttttaaactgCCACACCAACTAAAATGAATAAAGTGCTAAATTGGTTCAAataaataatactgaaaaaaacATCAGGTCTATTTTCAACGTATGCCTAAACCAACGTCATTTTGGCTTCAAAACAGTAAccaagagcattaaaaaaaactttcaaaaataactGTACTTATAAAAATTCAGCTTAAGATCAGATACAAACCTTAAATACAGCCATGCAATATCAACAGCACAATCCTACAGCTGTCCTCTCAGCCCTGAGGTACATCGACTGGATAGATGGCCTTATTTCAGATGAATTTCCTTTACTGTATCACCTGGATGTATAGTATTTCTTATTTCTATCTTTCTGAGAATAATAAAGGCCCAAATTCTAGCAAATTGAGCCAGTGGTTTTAGGAGTGCTGACGGCGCAGAATTCTCTGATGTACGTGGATGAGGGACTCTGTCACCTCACGTGCCATACCTGGTATGCACTGTGCCGTGGCCTCAGTGGTTATGGTCGGAGCAACTGGGGGCTGCTGCTGACTGGAGCTCACTTCTGGCTCTGTGTTAACTGAGGGAGAAAGGGCCACCTCACAGGAGGAGACCTGGCTGGGCAGATGGGACAGGAGCTCTTCAGAAGCAACTTGCTCATCCTGTCCAGGCAGCTGCAGGGCAGACAAAGGGATGCTGATCTGTTTGTTAGGATGGGATGTGCTCACCGGCATCTGTATGGCCACCTGCTGGCTGGTGCCATGGGCACTAGTGGGTCCTCTGTTTGGTGAAGCCAAAGATACCCTACCAGTCTTCTGGACGATTGGTCTAGACATCACAGAGGGGGATGCAGACATACCATGTGGGTCTAGCTCTGTGCTGATGGCAGATGTTACATGGGGAATCAGCTTAGCAGACCCTATACAGGAGGGACCAGCATGAGTCTGAGGCTTAGGTTTTGCCATCTGCGTCAACGAGAGGGCTGGTCCATCTACCCCTCCGGTCAGCTCTGCATTCGCCACAATATAATAATCTTCAGGAATCTCCTGTTTGATTTTCTTAATGATCACATCACTGCTGCATTCATCAATCATCTGAGCTTGGGAGCTTGAATGGAGAGAAGATGGGACTATTCCAGGCCTTTTTCGAGCAATGCTTTGAGGCCTTTGGGTTTGGGGTTCAAAGTCACTATCCTCATCTGTAACAGAAGACTCACAAACCATGTCAAACAGAGTGTTTTCATCTTCATACTCTTCAACAGCTTCATCCAGTTCAGAGGGCTCACTGCAATAAGAGAAGTCACAAGAGTCTCTGGTCCGATTACAGTCTAGCTTTGCTTTCACTGGTCTCCCAGGGTACCTTTCAACAGGGCTAGTTTGTGTCTCAGAGGGCACTCCAATTATACTGGGACTATCAGAGTTAAAACTTCTGTTATCCTGGAAACAGACCCTTTCTTGGGAGCCAGCTCTGCAAGTAGCTGTCAGTGGCCAGTGATAAGCATGGCCCGCACTACAGCCCCACATTGCTGTCAGGTTCCCATGGGAACCTTCCGAAAGCAAATGTTTCAGGTTTGGAATGAGGCTGCAAATGGTCCCATGGCTGTGGGCCCAGCTGACCAATTTGGATAGATTCT
The Phocoena sinus isolate mPhoSin1 chromosome 6, mPhoSin1.pri, whole genome shotgun sequence DNA segment above includes these coding regions:
- the KIAA1958 gene encoding uncharacterized protein KIAA1958 homolog isoform X1 — translated: MEDCLHTSSENLSKLVSWAHSHGTICSLIPNLKHLLSEGSHGNLTAMWGCSAGHAYHWPLTATCRAGSQERVCFQDNRSFNSDSPSIIGVPSETQTSPVERYPGRPVKAKLDCNRTRDSCDFSYCSEPSELDEAVEEYEDENTLFDMVCESSVTDEDSDFEPQTQRPQSIARKRPGIVPSSLHSSSQAQMIDECSSDVIIKKIKQEIPEDYYIVANAELTGGVDGPALSLTQMAKPKPQTHAGPSCIGSAKLIPHVTSAISTELDPHGMSASPSVMSRPIVQKTGRVSLASPNRGPTSAHGTSQQVAIQMPVSTSHPNKQISIPLSALQLPGQDEQVASEELLSHLPSQVSSCEVALSPSVNTEPEVSSSQQQPPVAPTITTEATAQCIPDQDERAAELSREQNEKTIRSTQTALRNFREFLISKYPSETREIYVIPCKELDAYLASFFVDARQKDGSEYEPNSLANYQCGLERYLKEHRYGYSITRDKEFKRSQEALKQKQIELRCKGKGNKPHKSMKLTFADELILRKRGLLSRYNPEGLLNLVWLNNTKAFGHCTGFHGSTLKWGDIRLRVTETGLEYLEWMGQDTGDLNAKTKRGGTDSRVYATQHAPQTCPVQDYKEYAQRRPPAMRYEDAPFYLSIKPVVNLAALHWYNCQALGKNKLAKMVKTMCEKGNIPGRKTNFSVYQSCSTLSEAQSNQLVLICNNLSQQAAQSVAGHSNSGNFIVSASYDSSSDTA